In Streptomyces durocortorensis, a genomic segment contains:
- a CDS encoding transglutaminase-like domain-containing protein → MSAQDSGTADRRRQFADEARSERPDLALLCLLVGAEAGPVGPEEPRPVDPGETSLDPHGIDTAQIELDRLAGLLPHGARSPVAWASALAELLGERHEFGGSPADYQRLESSLLQQVLRRRRGLPILLSVVWIEVARRAGAPVFGVALPGHFVVGFGDPAQPVLVDPFTGGAPLTGQDADLLVTAATGAPLEPSMLTPARPLEIVLRILNNIRAWAAARPERTDVALWAVELSLLLPSHPARLRYERAQLLVQRGEFQRGAAEMEEYAEVLDTIEPTTAEAIRHKAQAARALLN, encoded by the coding sequence ATGAGCGCGCAGGATTCCGGTACGGCCGACCGCCGGCGGCAGTTCGCCGATGAGGCCCGGTCCGAGCGGCCGGATCTGGCGCTGCTCTGTCTGCTGGTGGGCGCGGAGGCGGGCCCGGTCGGCCCCGAGGAACCGCGCCCGGTCGACCCGGGGGAGACTTCCTTGGACCCGCACGGGATCGACACGGCGCAGATCGAACTGGACCGGCTGGCCGGGCTGTTGCCCCACGGCGCCCGCTCCCCCGTCGCCTGGGCCTCGGCGCTGGCCGAACTGCTCGGCGAACGGCACGAGTTCGGCGGGTCGCCGGCGGACTACCAGCGGCTGGAGTCCTCGCTCCTCCAGCAGGTGCTGCGGCGCCGCCGGGGGCTGCCGATCCTGCTCTCGGTGGTCTGGATCGAGGTCGCCCGGCGGGCCGGTGCCCCGGTGTTCGGGGTGGCTCTGCCCGGCCACTTCGTGGTCGGCTTCGGGGACCCGGCACAGCCGGTGCTCGTCGATCCGTTCACCGGGGGCGCGCCGCTGACCGGCCAGGACGCGGACCTCCTGGTCACCGCGGCGACGGGGGCCCCGCTGGAGCCGTCCATGCTGACACCCGCCCGGCCGTTGGAGATCGTGCTGCGGATCCTGAACAACATCAGGGCCTGGGCCGCCGCCCGCCCCGAGCGCACGGATGTGGCCCTCTGGGCGGTGGAGCTCTCGCTGCTGCTGCCCTCGCACCCGGCGCGGCTGCGCTACGAGCGGGCCCAGCTCCTGGTCCAGCGCGGGGAGTTCCAGCGCGGGGCGGCGGAGATGGAGGAGTACGCGGAGGTGCTCGACACCATCGAGCCGACCACGGCCGAGGCGATCCGGCACAAGGCCCAGGCGGCCCGGGCCCTGCTGAACTGA
- a CDS encoding response regulator transcription factor — protein sequence MTTVLLVHTVPLWRASLASLLGAGQGIDVTTADRGAIRSAFAGAGPGPGPDVLLTDLDCPNALDVLEEVRSLAEPHGRGCPLAVLTGSDRPRGLRRAYEAGARGYIDKYRPVDDLSEVMHKLADGGRYIDESLAFSLLQVADMPLSPRELSVLSLAEGGETVSGIAQRLHLTPGTVRNYVAAAIRKSGARNRVDAIRRAKEAGWI from the coding sequence ATGACAACCGTTCTGCTGGTCCACACCGTGCCGCTGTGGCGCGCTTCGCTGGCCTCCCTGCTCGGTGCGGGGCAGGGAATAGACGTGACGACGGCTGACCGGGGCGCGATACGTTCGGCATTCGCCGGCGCCGGGCCGGGACCAGGACCGGATGTGCTGCTCACCGACCTCGACTGTCCGAACGCGCTGGACGTCCTGGAGGAGGTGAGGTCGCTGGCCGAACCGCACGGCAGGGGCTGTCCGCTGGCGGTCCTCACCGGCAGCGACCGGCCGCGGGGGCTGCGTCGGGCCTACGAGGCGGGCGCCCGCGGATATATCGACAAGTACCGGCCGGTGGACGACCTCTCCGAAGTCATGCACAAACTGGCCGACGGCGGACGGTATATCGACGAGTCACTTGCGTTCAGCCTGTTACAAGTGGCCGACATGCCCTTATCGCCAAGGGAATTGAGTGTGCTCTCCCTTGCCGAGGGCGGGGAAACCGTCTCCGGTATCGCGCAGCGGCTGCATCTGACCCCCGGCACGGTGCGCAACTACGTCGCCGCCGCCATTCGGAAGTCCGGGGCGCGCAATCGGGTCGACGCCATCAGACGGGCGAAGGAGGCGGGGTGGATATGA